A stretch of the Malus domestica chromosome 08, GDT2T_hap1 genome encodes the following:
- the LOC103440540 gene encoding LOW QUALITY PROTEIN: defensin-like protein 19 (The sequence of the model RefSeq protein was modified relative to this genomic sequence to represent the inferred CDS: substituted 1 base at 1 genomic stop codon) — protein sequence MNLRAYHCNDEIDNYHVIDYQNKKNSDNPRIVLLALSTFAVVTIQWWQWWKQRICQRRSKTWSGFCANTXNCNSQCRNWEGALHGACHAQYPGVACFCYFRC from the exons ATGAACCTAAGAGCATATCATTGTAATGACGAGATTGATAACTATCATGTGATCGACTatcagaacaaaaaaaattcagataaTCCACGCATAGTCCTGCTGGCACTCTCCACATTTGCTGTCGTAACTATACAAT GGTGGCAATGGTGGAAGCAAAGAATCTGCCAAAGGCGGAGCAAAACATGGTCAGGGTTTTGCGCAAACACCTGAAACTGCAATAGTCAATGCAGAAACTGGGAAGGTGCTTTGCACGGAGCTTGTCACGCTCAATACCCAGGAGTTGCTTGCTTCTGCTACTTCAGATGTTGA